Proteins from a genomic interval of Medicago truncatula cultivar Jemalong A17 chromosome 3, MtrunA17r5.0-ANR, whole genome shotgun sequence:
- the LOC25489343 gene encoding uncharacterized protein, with protein sequence MVESLATFDHSSTVILILQFCKQRKYMGVMGVANSFYGIKVILNGNLPEIDEYKKKMKSAAIQLTQGVSQVSMHSSMSLSDDLLKTKRMMIENLIESSELCHVPNGVEWYFRSCTNCASLVTIFEVKLCCKKCSTCKSDVPMYIHHLIFKGMKILVTDEEETTVMRYIDVAINCNEVEETTNHLFLHCTKTWKVWSKIQIWLDVNCIIPANLFVHWRC encoded by the exons ATGGTTGAATCCTTAGCTACATTCGACCACTCATCCACGGTGATATTGATATTGCAATTTTGCAAGCAAAGAAAGTATATGG gTGTCATGGGTGTTGCTAATTCCTTTTATGGAATAAAAGTCATATTGAATGGAAATTTACCAGAGATCGACGAGTATAAGAAGAA GATGAAGAGTGCCGCAATTCAGTTAACTCAAGGTGTGAGTCAAGTTTCCATGCACAGCTCTATGTCGTTGTCAGATGATCTGCTCAAAACAAAGAGGATGATGATTGAAAATCTGATTGAGTCAAGTGAG CTTTGTCATGTACCAAATGGGGTAGAATGGTATTTTCGGTCATGTACCAATTGTGCTTCATTGGTCACTATATTTGAAGTAAAGCTTTGTTGCAAGAAATGCAGTACATGCAAAAGCGATGTACCCATGTATATTCACCATTTAATTTTCAAAGGAATGAAGATACTCGTAACTGACGAGGAAGAAACAACTGTAATGAGGTATATAGATGTTGCAATCAACTGTAATGAGGTGGAAGAAACAACTAACCATCTCTTCTTGCATTGTACTAAGACTTGGAAGGTTTGGTCGAAAATTCAAATATGGCTAGATGTGAACTGTATTATCCCCGCTAATTTGTTTGTTCATTGGAGGTGTTGA
- the LOC25489342 gene encoding ARF guanine-nucleotide exchange factor GNOM translates to MGRLKLQTGINSIEEEEPEECDAACPSRTTLSCMINSEIGAVLAVMRRNVRWGSRYMSGDDHLEHTLIQSFKALKRQIFSWNHHQWQAINPTLYLQPFLDVIRSDETGAAITGVALSSVYKILTLDVIDHNTVNVEDAIHLVVDAVTSCRFEVTDTSSEEVVLIKILQVLLACMKSKASVMLSNQHVCTIVNTCFRIVHQAGNKGESLQQISRYTMHELVRCIFSHLQDVDNTDHALVNGSSNLKQETGGGLNNEYAFGSRKLENGSMSSEYDNQPLPSNFASNAASVVTVTMMDENTAIALTGKESASYDVHLMTEPYGVPCMVEIFHFLCSLLNVIENMELGPRSNTIAFDEDVPLFALTLINSAIELGGPSIHRHPRLLSLIQDELFHNLMQFGLSMSPLILSMVCSIVLNLYHHLRTELKLQLEAFFTCVILRLAQSRYGASYQQQEVAMEALVDFCRQKTFMVDMYANFDSDITCSNVFEDLANLLSRSAFPVNCPLSAMHILALDGLIAVIQGMAERIANGSANSEYSPVNLEEYIPFWMVKCENYGDPNHWVTFTRRRKYIKRRLMIGADHFNRDPKKGLEFLQGTHLLPDKLDPQSVACFFRYTAGLDKNLVGDFLGNHDEFCVQVLHEFAGTFDFQDMNLDTALRLFLETFRLPGESQKIHRVLEAFSERYYEQSPHILANKDAALVLSYSMIMLNTDQHNVQVKKKMTEEDFIRNNRHINGGSDLPREFLTEIYHSICKNEIRTTPEQGVGFPEMTPSRWIDLMHKSKKTAPFIVSGSKAYLDHDMFAIMSGPTIAAISVVFDHAEHEDVYQTCMDGFLAIAKISACHHLEDVLDDLVVSLCKFTTLLNPSLVEEPVLAFGDDMKARMATVTVFTIANRYGDYIRTGWRNILDCILRLHKLGLLPARVASDAADESELSAETVHGKPIVNSLSSAHMQSIGTPRRSSGLMGRFSQLLSLDTEEPRSQPTEQQLAAHQRTLQTIQKCHIDSIFTESKFLQAKSLEQLAKALIWAAGRPQKVNSTPEDEDTAVFCLELLIAITLNNRDRIGILWPGVYDHISNIVQSTVMPCALVEKAVFGLLRICQRLLPYKENIADELLRSLQLVLKLDARVADAYCEQITQEVSRLVKANASHIRSQLGWRAITSLLSITARHIEASEAGFDALLFIMSDGAHLLPANYVLCVDTARQFAESRVGQAERSVRALDLMTGSVNCLAQWTSEGKEAMEDEQMTKLSKDIGDMWLILGQGLRKVCLDQREEVRNHALSSLQKCLIGADDIYLPYGKWLDCFDLVIFTVLDDLLEISQGHSQKDYRNMEGTLILAVKLLSKVFLQSLPVLSQLTTFCKLWLGVLTRMEKYMKVKVRGKRSEKLQETVPDLLKNSLLAMKMRGILAQRSALGGDSLWELTWLHVNNISPSLQLEVFPEQDSEHSQYKQGESVGGLLPDEKVSVPSSEIPNLEDAGIVG, encoded by the exons ATGGGACGTCTAAAGCTGCAAACGGGTATCAATTCAATAGAGGAGGAAGAACCTGAAGAATGTGATGCTGCCTGTCCTAGCAGAACAACTTTATCGTGCATGATAAATTCAGAAATTGGTGCTGTTTTGGCTGTAATGAGAAGAAATGTAAGATGGGGAAGTCGTTATATGTCAGGCGATGATCATCTGGAACACACTCTTATTCAGTCTTTTAAGGCATTGAAGAGACAAATATTTTCATGGAACCACCATCAGTGGCAAGCTATTAACCCTACCCTGTATCTACAGCCTTTTCTTGATGTGATTCGGTCTGATGAAACCGGTGCAGCAATTACAGGCGTTGCTTTGTCATCTGTTTACAAGATCTTGACACTTGATGTCATTGATCATAATACTGTCAATGTTGAGGATGCCATTCACTTGGTGGTTGATGCCGTCACTAGCTGCAGATTTGAGGTTACTGATACTTCTTCAGAAGAAGTTGTTTTAATAAAGATACTACAAGTTCTCCTAGCATGTATGAAAAGTAAAGCATCTGTTATGCTAAGTAACCAACATGTTTGCACCATAGTGAATACTTGTTTCCGTATAGTTCATCAAGCTGGAAACAAAGGTGAGTCATTGCAGCAGATATCACGGTACACAATGCATGAACTTGTTAGGTGtattttttctcaccttcaagaCGTCGACAACACAGACCATGCATTGGTTAATGGAAGCTCTAATCTGAAACAGGAG ACTGGAGGAGGCCTAAATAATGAGTATGCTTTTGGAAGTAGAAAGTTGGAGAATGGCAGCATGAGTTCTGAATATGATAATCAGCCGCTACCCTCAAATTTTGCTTCTAATGCTGCAAGTGTTGTGACAGTAACTATGATGGATGAAAACACAGCGATAGCTCTTACTGGCAAGGAGAGTGCATCATATGACGTACATCTCATGACTGAACCATATGGTGTTCCTTGCATGGTGGAAATATTTCACTTTTTGTGTTCTTTGCTGAATGTTATTGAGAATATGGAACTTGGTCCTAGATCGAACACTATAGCATTTGATGAAGATGTACCCCTTTTTGCTTTAACTCTAATCAATTCGGCTATAGAACTTGGAGGGCCTTCCATTCACCGTCATCCAAGGTTGCTAAGCTTGATCCAGGATGAGCTTTTTCATAATCTGATGCAATTTGGTTTGTCAATGAGTCCACTTATACTTTCAATGGTGTGTAGCATTGTTCTCAATCTTTATCACCATCTTCGTACAGAACTCAAATTACAGCTAGAAGCATTTTTTACTTGTGTCATTTTAAGACTTGCGCAAAGCAGATATGGGGCTTCGTATCAGCAGCAAGAGGTAGCCATGGAAGCCCTGGTTGACTTCTGCAGACAAAAGACATTTATGGTTGATATGTATGCTAACTTTGACAGCGACATAACTTGCAGTAATGTCTTTGAAGACCTTGCTAATTTGCTGTCAAGAAGTGCATTTCCTGTGAACTGTCCATTGTCTGCCATGCATATTCTTGCTTTGGATGGTCTTATTGCTGTTATACAGGGAATGGCTGAAAGGATAGCCAATGGATCTGCAAACTCAGAATATTCTCCTGTGAATCTTGAAGAGTATATTCCATTCTGGATGGTTAAATGTGAAAATTATGGCGATCCAAATCATTGGGTTACTTTCACTCGCCGCAGAAAGTACATAAAAAGAAGATTGATGATTGGTGCTGACCACTTCAATCGTGATCCTAAGAAAGGTTTGGAGTTTCTCCAGGGAACACATCTTTTGCCTGACAAACTTGATCCCCAAAGTGTTGCCTGCTTTTTCAGATACACTGCTGGGTTGGATAAGAATCTTGTTGGTGATTTTCTTGGAAATCATGATGAATTTTGTGTTCAGGTTCTTCATGAATTTGCCGGAACATTTGATTTCCAGGATATGAACTTAGACACAGCTCTTCGTCTATTTCTGGAGACTTTCAGACTGCCTGGAGAGTCACAAAAGATACATAGGGTGCTTGAAGCTTTCTCTGAGAGATACTATGAACAGTCACCACATATCCTAGCTAACAAGGATGCTGCTCTTGTGTTATCATACTCAATGATAATGCTTAATACAGACCAGCACAATGTGCAGGTTAAAAAGAAGATGACAGAAGAGGACTTTATCAGGAATAATAGGCATATAAATGGTGGCAGTGATCTTCCTCGAGAATTCCTAACAGAGATTTATCATTCAATTTGTAAGAATGAAATCCGCACAACCCCTGAACAAGGTGTTGGGTTTCCTGAAATGACACCAAGTCGATGGATCGATTTAATGCATAAGTCAAAGAAAACTGCTCCCTTCATTGTATCTGGTTCCAAGGCCTACCTTGATCATGACATGTTTGCCATAATGTCAGGCCCAACTATTGCTGCCATCTCTGTTGTATTCGATCATGCTGAACATGAAGATGTGTACCAAACATGTATGGACGGATTCTTAGCTATTGCTAAGATTTCTGCTTGCCATCATCTTGAAGACGTTCTTGATGATCTGGTAGTGTCGCTTTGTAAGTTCACTACACTTCTAAACCCATCATTAGTTGAGGAACCAGTCCTTGCCTTTGGAGATGACATGAAAGCAAGAATGGCAACTGTAACAGTGTTCACTATTGCAAATAGGTATGGTGATTACATACGCACAGGTTGGAGAAATATTCTTGATTGCATCTTAAGATTGCACAAGCTAGGTCTTCTTCCTGCCCGTGTTGCCAGTGATGCAGCTGATGAGTCGGAGCTTTCTGCTGAAACTGTGCATGGCAAGCCTATTGTGAATTCTTTATCTTCAGCTCATATGCAATCTATTGGCACGCCAAGGAGATCCTCAGGATTGATGGGTAGGTTTAGTCAACTCTTGTCTCTTGACACTGAGGAGCCAAGATCACAACCTACTGAACAACAGCTTGCTGCTCATCAGCGCACTCTTCAAACAATACAGAAGTGTCACATTGACAGCATATTTACAGAGAGTAAATTTCTGCAAGCTAAATCTCTTGAACAGCTTGCAAAGGCACTTATTTGGGCCGCAGGTCGACCTCAAAAAGTTAACAGCACACCGGAGGATGAAGATACTGCTGTTTTCTGCCTAGAGTTGCTGATTGCAATCACTTTGAATAACAGGGATAGAATAGGGATTCTTTGGCCGGGTGTATATGACCACATATCCAATATCGTTCAGTCAACTGTAATGCCCTGTGCCTTAGTAGAGAAGGCTGTTTTTGGACTCCTGCGCATTTGCCAGCGATTGCTCCCCTACAAGGAAAACATTGCTGATGAACTTTTGAGATCTTTGCAACTTGTCTTAAAGCTTGATGCGCGTGTCGCTGATGCTTACTGTGAACAGATTACTCAGGAAGTCAGCCGCCTTGTGAAGGCAAATGCTTCTCACATAAGATCCCAATTAGGATGGCGTGCAATTACATCACTACTTTCCATCACTGCTAGGCACATAGAAGCATCTGAGGCTGGGTTTGATGCACTTCTTTTCATTATGTCTGATGGTGCCCACTTGCTTCCAGCCAATTATGTTCTCTGTGTAGATACTGCAAGGCAGTTTGCTGAGTCTCGTGTTGGCCAAGCCGAGCGATCTGTGCGGGCACTAGATCTCATGACAGGGTCTGTCAATTGCTTGGCCCAGTGGACTAGCGAGGGTAAGGAAGCAATGGAAGATGAGCAAATGACTAAGTTATCTAAGGATATTGGAGACATGTGGTTGATACTAGGACAAGGTCTAAGGAAAGTGTGTTTAGACCAGAGAGAGGAGGTTAGAAATCATGCTTTATCATCTTTGCAGAAGTGCTTGATAGGAGCAGATGACATTTATCTCCCATATGGCAAGTGGTTGGACTGTTTCGATCTTGTGATCTTCACTGTGCTTGATGATCTTCTCGAGATTTCACAGGGACATTCTCAGAAGGACTACCGCAATATGGAAGGCACCCTTATCTTAGCAGTGAAGCTCTTGTCCAAAGTTTTTCTTCAATCACTCCCAGTTTTATCACAATTAACTACCTTCTGCAAGCTATGGTTAGGTGTACTGACGAGAATGGAAAAATATATGAAGGTGAAGGTTAGGGGGAAAAGAAGTGAAAAGCTTCAAGAAACAGTGCCTGACCTGCTTAAAAACTCGTTGCTTGCTATGAAAATGAGGGGTATACTGGCCCAGAGGAGTGCATTGGGTGGTGACAGTCTTTGGGAATTAACTTGGCTTCATGTGAATAACATATCACCTTCATTGCAACTTGAGGTATTCCCTGAGCAAGATTCTGAACATTCACAGTACAAACAGGGTGAATCAGTAGGAGGTTTGTTACCTGATGAAAAAGTTTCCGTCCCTTCAAGTGAAATCCCCAACCTTGAAGATGCTGGCATTGTTGGTTAA
- the LOC25489341 gene encoding uncharacterized protein, whose translation MNQDRMESCHDHLKITRLPYIPEKIGDLVSFSIRVGIIICLIASISLAIHSTFAKPDRWFPLPEHLHVIQNVSVITIDTIPTNISHIVFGIAGSSKMWHSRSNYSKLWWNPTACRGFVWFDKKPKNLKPDNMLIPYKISQGWTKFRYLHSASAVRISRIVYESFRLGLPNVRWFVMGDDDTVFFPENLVTVLGKYDHNQLYYIGGNSESVEQDVMHSYDMAFGGGGIAISYALAAKLANIMDSCLHRYYYFYGSDQRIWACVNELGVSLTRERGFHQLDIRGNPYGLLAAHPLAPLVSLHHLDQLNPVFPDQSQISSLKKLISAYEIDPARIVQQSVCYDHRRRWSISISWGYTIQIYTSLLITADLQMPFQTFKTWRSSSDGPFTFNTRWMNPDVCQQPSIFFLDQVSEARTGSVTTYKRYADKDGKKCKRADGEVQRIKVSALKLDPEYWKNVPRRQCCNFMDGGSIKDGSVHIRIRKCRPQETITI comes from the exons atgaatcaAGACCGGATGGAATCTTGTCATGATCATCTTAAAATAACAAGATTACCTTATATACCAGAAAAAATAGGTGACTTGGTTTCATTCTCAATAAGAGTAGGCATAATTATCTGCCTTATAGCATCGATATCACTTGCTATCCATTCAACATTCGCTAAACCAGACCGATGGTTTCCATTACCGGAGCATTTACATGTTATACAGAATGTTTCAGTCATTACCATTGACACAATACCAACAAACATCTCACATATTGTATTCGGCATTGCTGGTTCATCGAAAATGTGGCATAGCCGTAGCAACTACAGCAAGCTTTGGTGGAATCCAACTGCTTGCAGAGGTTTTGTCTGGTTCGACAAGAAACCAAAGAATTTGAAGCCGGACAATATGCTAATTCCATATAAAATCTCACAGGGATGGACTAAGTTCAGGTACTTGCACTCTGCGTCCGCAGTTCGGATATCGCGGATAGTTTACGAAAGCTTTAGACTTGGTTTGCCAAATGTTAGGTGGTTTGTAATGGGAGATGATGATACGGTGTTTTTCCCCGAGAATTTAGTTACTGTGTTGGGAAAATATGATCACAATCAATTGTATTATATTGGTGGGAATTCTGAGAGTGTGGAACAAGATGTTATGCATTCTTATGATATGGCTTTTGGTGGCGGTGGTATTGCAATCAGTTATGCATTAGCAGCTAAACTAGCCAATATTATGGATTCTTGTCTTCATagatactattatttttatggttctGATCAAAGAATTTGGGCCTGTGTAAACGAATTAGGAGTATCTCTTACCAGAGAAAGAGGATTCCATCAG CTCGACATTAGAGGGAATCCATATGGTCTTTTAGCTGCGCACCCTCTGGCACCGCTTGTGTCACTCCATCACCTTGATCAATTGAACCCGGTGTTTCCGGACCAAAGTCAAAtctcttcattaaaaaaactcaTCAGTGCATACGAAATTGACCCTGCAAGGATAGTGCAGCAAAGCGTTTGCTATGATCATAGGCGAAGATGGTCAATATCTATTTCTTGGGGCTACACAATACAAATCTATACATCGTTGTTGATAACAGCGGATTTGCAGATGCCATTTCAGACATTTAAAACATGGCGAAGTTCAAGTGATGGTCCTTTCACGTTTAATACTCGATGGATGAACCCTGACGTATGCCAGCAGCCATCTATATTTTTCCTGGATCAGGTTAGCGAGGCGAGGACTGGAAGTGTCACTACCTATAAGAGATATGCTGACAAGGATGGAAAGAAGTGCAAGAGAGCAGATGGAGAAGTGCAGAGAATTAAAGTTTCTGCCTTGAAGCTGGATCCAGAATATTGGAAGAAT GTACCACGTAGGCAATGCTGCAACTTCATGGATGGTGGAAGCATAAAGGATGGAAGTGTGCATATCAGAATAAGGAAGTGCAGGCCTCAAGAAACAATTACTATTTAG